From Onychostoma macrolepis isolate SWU-2019 chromosome 05, ASM1243209v1, whole genome shotgun sequence, one genomic window encodes:
- the atad1a gene encoding outer mitochondrial transmembrane helix translocase, whose product MLSDIPRDALLRPLTRNEVVGMLVRLTIFGAATYYSIKWVVDAFDPTQKQKSQAKKRAERLMKQIGVEGVSLTEYEMNIATHLVDPRSIKVTWRDVAGLDEIISELQDTVILPFQKRHLFGGSKLLQPPKGVLLYGPPGCGKTLIAKATAKASGCRFINLQASTLTDKWYGESQKLTAAVFSLAVKIQPCIIFIDEIDSFLRTRSSMDHEATAMMKAQFMSLWDGLDTNSSSQVMVMGATNRPQDVDAAILRRMPTTFHVGLPNAAQREEILRLILSGENLSNAINLKEIAGQTEGYSGSDLKELCRDAAMYRVRDYVRKQQMKQIAQQFQLDEDEHVDSTQLRPVTQLDLLFGLDKMSESKQATAIADPANLREVPLD is encoded by the exons ATGTTGAGTGACATTCCTCGAGACGCCCTCCTCCGCCCTCTCACCCGGAATGAGGTGGTGGGGATGTTGGTGAGACTCACCATCTTTGGAGCCGCAACATATTACAGCATCAAATGGGTGGTGGATGCCTTCGATccgacacaaaaacaaaaatcccaAGCCAAGAAGCGG GCTGAGCGGCTGATGAAGCAGATAGGCGTAGAGGGTGTCAGTCTGACCGAGTATGAAATGAACATCGCAACTCATCTCGTCGATCCTCGCAGCATCAAA GTGACCTGGAGAGATGTTGCTGGACTAGATGAGATCATCTCAGAGCTGCAAGACACTGTGATCTTGCCTTTCCAGAAACGTCACCTGTTTGGTGGATCCAAACTCTTGCAACCTCCCAAAG GTGTACTATTGTATGGGCCACCGGGATGTGGAAAGACTTTAATTGCCAAAGCAACAGCGAAAGCATCTGGATGCCGCTTTATTAATCTCCAGGCCTCCACTTTGACTGACAAGTGGTACGGCGAATCACAGAAGCTGACTGCTGCTGTGTTCTCACTGGCCGTTAAGATTCAGCCCTGCATCATTTTCATTGATGAAATAG ATTCATTCCTGAGGACTCGTTCCAGTATGGACCATGAGGCCACCGCTATGATGAAAGCCCAGTTCATGAGTCTGTGGGATGGACTAGACACAAACTCAAGCAGCCAG GTAATGGTGATGGGGGCCACTAACAGACCACAGGATGTGGACGCAGCAATACTGCGCAGAATGCCTACAACCTTTCACGTAGGCCTGCCT AATGCAGCTCAAAGAGAAGAAATCCTTAGACTCATTCTGTCTGGAGAAAAT ttaaGTAACGCGATTAACCTGAAGGAAATAGCGGGTCAAACCGAGGGGTACTCCGGCAGTGATCTGAAAGAGCTGTGCAGAGACGCCGCCATGTACCGCGTTCGAGACTATGTCCGCAAGCAGCAGATGAAACAGATCGCACAGCAGTTCCAGCTGGATGAAGACGA GCATGTGGACAGCACGCAGCTGAGGCCCGTGACTCAACTGGACCTGCTGTTTGGCCTAGATAAGATGAGCGAGTCCAAACAGGCCACAGCTATAGCTGACCCAGCAAATCTGAGAGAGGTGCCTCTGGACTGA